A DNA window from Pseudomonas wuhanensis contains the following coding sequences:
- a CDS encoding NAD(P)/FAD-dependent oxidoreductase: MSFPTTWYSQTSLPRAARSELNTHETCDVCIIGAGIAGLTAALELTRRGKRVVILEAHQVAWGASGRNGGVVSPGWAEGSGAIRKKLGLEQARALFKMSVEGVEIVRHNIAELALTGCDPSAGTIRVKRYDDSAGVKNHIDTMRRDFGYELNYLDTAQVRERAHTPRYFQGIEDPNALHFHPLNYCLGLALAIEAAGGRIFEHSKMLAWRREGTDKIVQTAHGSVRCQDLVFCAGGYGGPELQKLSRAYLPIATYVVLTEHLGDSIKNVLDSGAAFSDDRRASDYYRVVEGDRLLWGGRITTRNEQNEKALAAMLKADMVSVYPQLAPVKIELAWSGLMGYSTNKMPNLGLLEPGVWACTSFGGHGLNTGSIGGRVIAEAVCGESARYQLFKPYLLDWNGGPFGRVAANAIYQSLKVMDFVQERFRG; the protein is encoded by the coding sequence ATGTCCTTCCCCACCACCTGGTACTCCCAAACCTCGTTGCCCCGCGCGGCCAGGTCCGAACTGAATACTCACGAAACCTGCGACGTCTGCATCATCGGCGCCGGGATCGCGGGCCTTACCGCCGCCCTGGAACTGACCCGGCGCGGTAAACGCGTGGTCATCCTCGAAGCCCATCAAGTCGCTTGGGGCGCGTCTGGTCGCAATGGCGGCGTGGTCTCGCCGGGTTGGGCTGAAGGGTCCGGGGCGATCCGCAAAAAACTTGGACTGGAACAGGCCAGGGCGCTGTTTAAAATGTCCGTCGAAGGCGTGGAAATAGTGCGGCACAACATCGCCGAACTGGCTCTGACCGGCTGCGATCCGTCCGCTGGCACGATTCGAGTCAAGCGTTACGACGACAGCGCTGGCGTGAAAAACCACATCGACACTATGCGCCGCGACTTCGGCTATGAACTCAACTACCTCGACACCGCCCAGGTTCGCGAACGGGCCCACACCCCGCGCTATTTCCAGGGCATCGAGGACCCGAACGCCTTGCACTTTCATCCGCTGAATTATTGCCTGGGCCTGGCCCTCGCCATCGAAGCGGCTGGAGGCAGGATTTTCGAACACTCAAAAATGCTGGCCTGGCGTCGCGAGGGCACCGATAAAATTGTCCAGACTGCTCACGGCTCCGTGCGCTGCCAGGACCTGGTGTTCTGCGCCGGCGGTTACGGCGGCCCGGAATTGCAGAAACTCAGCCGCGCCTACCTGCCCATCGCTACCTACGTGGTACTCACCGAACACCTGGGCGACTCGATCAAAAACGTCCTCGATTCCGGCGCCGCCTTCTCCGATGATCGCCGCGCTTCGGACTACTACCGTGTGGTCGAAGGCGACCGCCTGCTCTGGGGCGGACGCATCACCACCCGCAACGAACAGAATGAAAAGGCCTTGGCGGCCATGCTCAAGGCGGACATGGTCTCGGTGTATCCACAACTGGCGCCGGTAAAAATCGAACTGGCCTGGTCGGGCCTGATGGGCTATTCCACCAACAAAATGCCTAACCTGGGGCTGTTGGAACCGGGCGTCTGGGCCTGTACCTCGTTTGGTGGCCATGGTCTGAATACCGGTTCGATTGGTGGCAGGGTCATTGCCGAAGCCGTGTGCGGGGAAAGTGCGCGGTATCAGTTGTTCAAACCGTATCTGCTGGACTGGAATGGTGGGCCGTTCGGGCGGGTTGCAGCCAATGCCATCTACCAGTCGTTGAAGGTCATGGATTTTGTTCAGGAACGGTTTCGCGGTTGA
- the trxB gene encoding thioredoxin-disulfide reductase produces MSEVRHSRVIILGSGPAGYSAAVYAARANLKPLLITGMQAGGQLTTTTEVDNWPGDVHGLTGPALMERMKEHAERFETEIVFDHINAVDFAAKPYTLIGDSATYTCDALIIATGASARYLGLPSEETFMGKGVSACATCDGFFYRNKPVAVVGGGNTAVEEALYLANIASTVTLIHRRETFRAEKILIDKLNARVAEGKIVLKLNSTLDEVLGDNMGVTGARLKNNDGSFDELKVDGVFIAIGHTPNTSLFEGQLTLKDGYLVVQGGRDGNATATNLEGIFAAGDVADHVYRQAITSAGAGCMAALDAERYLDDLQNA; encoded by the coding sequence ATGTCTGAAGTTCGTCATTCGCGAGTGATTATTCTCGGTTCCGGCCCTGCCGGTTACAGCGCCGCGGTCTATGCCGCCCGTGCCAACCTCAAGCCACTGCTGATCACTGGCATGCAGGCCGGCGGTCAACTGACCACCACCACCGAAGTCGACAACTGGCCGGGCGACGTCCACGGCCTGACCGGCCCGGCGCTGATGGAGCGAATGAAAGAGCACGCCGAGCGCTTTGAAACCGAGATCGTGTTCGATCACATCAATGCCGTGGACTTCGCCGCCAAGCCCTACACCCTGATTGGCGACAGCGCGACTTACACCTGCGACGCACTGATCATCGCCACCGGCGCCAGCGCTCGTTACCTGGGCCTGCCGTCGGAAGAAACGTTCATGGGCAAAGGCGTTTCGGCCTGCGCGACCTGCGACGGTTTCTTCTATCGCAACAAGCCAGTGGCTGTGGTGGGTGGCGGTAATACGGCTGTGGAAGAAGCCCTGTACCTGGCCAACATCGCCAGCACCGTAACCTTGATCCACCGTCGCGAAACGTTCCGCGCCGAGAAGATCCTGATCGACAAGCTCAATGCCCGGGTTGCCGAAGGCAAGATCGTCCTGAAGCTGAACTCGACCCTGGACGAAGTGCTGGGCGACAACATGGGCGTGACCGGTGCTCGCCTGAAGAACAACGACGGCAGCTTCGACGAGCTGAAAGTCGACGGCGTGTTCATCGCCATCGGCCACACCCCGAACACTTCGTTGTTCGAAGGCCAGCTGACGTTGAAAGACGGCTACCTGGTTGTGCAGGGCGGCCGTGACGGCAACGCCACTGCAACCAACCTCGAAGGCATCTTCGCCGCCGGTGACGTGGCTGACCACGTTTACCGTCAAGCCATCACCTCGGCCGGCGCCGGTTGCATGGCGGCACTGGATGCCGAGCGCTACCTCGACGATCTGCAGAACGCTTGA
- the cysZ gene encoding sulfate transporter CysZ: protein MPAPVLSGPQYLREGLKLVLSPSLRLFVLLPLAINLVLFVGLIYLAGHQFSMWVDTLMPSLPDWLNFLSYILWPIFVVLVVLMVFFTFTMLANVIAAPFNGFLAEKVEVVVRGTDDFPAFSWGELIAMIPRTLSREMRKLGYFLPRAIGLFILSFIPVVNIIAAPLWLLFGVWMMAIQYIDYPADNHKLGWNEMLAWLRQKRWQSLGFGGSVYLVLLIPVVNILMMPAAVAGATLFWVRERGAENLVAERR from the coding sequence ATGCCCGCCCCCGTTCTGTCTGGCCCGCAATACCTGCGCGAGGGCCTCAAGCTGGTCCTGAGCCCAAGCCTGCGCTTGTTCGTGTTATTGCCGCTGGCGATCAACCTGGTGCTGTTCGTCGGATTGATCTATCTGGCCGGCCATCAGTTCAGTATGTGGGTCGATACGCTGATGCCGTCCCTGCCCGATTGGCTGAACTTCCTCAGCTACATCCTCTGGCCGATATTCGTCGTGTTGGTGGTGTTGATGGTGTTCTTCACCTTCACCATGCTGGCCAACGTCATCGCCGCGCCATTCAATGGCTTCCTCGCGGAGAAAGTCGAAGTGGTGGTGCGCGGCACCGACGACTTCCCGGCCTTCAGCTGGGGCGAACTGATCGCCATGATCCCTCGCACCCTGTCCCGGGAAATGCGCAAACTCGGCTACTTCCTGCCCAGGGCCATCGGGCTGTTCATCCTGTCGTTCATCCCGGTGGTCAACATCATCGCCGCGCCGCTGTGGCTGTTGTTCGGGGTGTGGATGATGGCGATCCAGTACATCGACTACCCGGCGGATAACCACAAACTCGGCTGGAACGAAATGCTCGCCTGGCTGCGGCAGAAACGCTGGCAGAGCCTCGGCTTCGGCGGGAGCGTGTATCTGGTGTTGTTGATTCCGGTGGTCAACATTCTGATGATGCCGGCGGCCGTGGCTGGGGCAACGCTGTTCTGGGTGCGTGAGCGTGGCGCGGAAAATCTGGTGGCAGAGCGCCGTTAA
- a CDS encoding glycosyltransferase family 4 protein gives MASADTEVMTTTLHITLITETFPPEINGVANTLGRLFDGLRARGHQVELVRPRQGGDPLMGSNDELLLCRGWPLPGYPGLQWGQSSMHKLLRRWKRHRPDVLYIATEGPLGLSALRAARRLGISVVSGFHTNFQQYSSQYGLGLLTRLLTHYLRWFHNRSTLTLVPSASQRLELERRSFERLALLSRGVDSQLFHPAKRLKPLREQWGLAEDDIAFIHVGRLAQEKNLGLLKRSFDTLKMTYPQRKMKLIVVGDGPQRSMLEKELPEAIFCGSQRGEALASHYASGDVFLFPSLTETFGNVVLEALASGLGVVAYDQAAAAQHIRHGYNGVLAMPGDEEAFCDAARWLLEERETLRCVRLNARQHASRQGWAAIIEQFEGQLRGACVGELAIPNAPTVP, from the coding sequence ATGGCCTCAGCCGACACTGAGGTCATGACGACAACTCTGCATATCACCCTGATCACCGAAACCTTCCCTCCGGAAATCAACGGCGTGGCCAATACCCTTGGCCGCTTGTTCGACGGTTTGCGCGCGCGTGGGCATCAGGTCGAGTTGGTGCGGCCACGTCAGGGTGGCGACCCACTCATGGGCAGCAACGATGAGTTGCTGTTGTGTCGAGGCTGGCCGTTGCCGGGTTATCCTGGCCTGCAATGGGGTCAGTCGTCGATGCACAAGCTGCTGCGGCGCTGGAAACGGCATCGCCCGGACGTGTTGTACATCGCCACCGAAGGACCGCTGGGGTTGTCGGCGTTGCGCGCGGCACGGCGCTTGGGGATTTCGGTGGTCAGCGGCTTTCATACCAATTTTCAGCAGTACTCCAGCCAGTACGGCCTCGGGCTGCTGACGCGCTTACTGACTCACTACCTGCGCTGGTTTCACAACCGCTCGACCCTGACCCTGGTGCCCAGCGCCAGCCAGCGACTGGAACTGGAACGCCGCAGTTTCGAGCGCTTGGCGCTGCTCTCTCGAGGCGTCGACAGCCAGTTGTTTCATCCAGCCAAACGGTTGAAGCCACTGCGAGAGCAATGGGGACTGGCCGAGGATGATATTGCTTTCATCCACGTAGGACGTCTGGCCCAGGAGAAGAATCTTGGCTTGCTCAAGCGCAGCTTCGACACGCTGAAAATGACTTATCCACAGCGAAAAATGAAATTGATTGTGGTCGGTGATGGTCCGCAACGATCGATGCTGGAGAAGGAATTGCCCGAAGCGATTTTCTGCGGCTCACAACGCGGCGAAGCCTTGGCCAGTCACTATGCGTCGGGGGATGTTTTTCTATTTCCGAGCCTGACCGAAACCTTCGGCAATGTGGTGCTTGAGGCATTGGCCTCGGGGCTGGGGGTGGTGGCGTACGATCAAGCGGCGGCGGCCCAGCATATTCGCCATGGCTACAACGGCGTACTGGCCATGCCCGGGGATGAAGAGGCGTTCTGCGATGCGGCACGCTGGCTGCTGGAGGAGCGCGAAACCTTGCGCTGCGTACGTCTTAATGCGCGCCAGCATGCGAGTCGTCAGGGGTGGGCGGCGATTATCGAGCAGTTTGAGGGGCAGTTGCGCGGGGCTTGTGTTGGGGAGTTGGCGATTCCGAATGCGCCGACCGTCCCCTGA
- a CDS encoding NADH:flavin oxidoreductase: MPVKALFKPFHLGALELPTRVVMAPMTRSFSPGGVPNSKVIEYYRRRAAAGVGLIITEGTTVGHKASNGYPNVPHFYGDAALAGWKKVVDAVHAEGGKIVPQLWHVGSVRRIGTEPDASVPGYGPSEKLKDGQVVVHGMTKEDIQDVIAAFAQAAKDAQSIGMDGVEIHGAHGYLVDQFFWEGSNQRTDEYGGSLANRSRFAIELIQAVRAAVGEGFPIIFRFSQWKQQDYTARLVQTPEALGEFLKPLSDAGVDIFHCSTRRFWEPEFDGSELNLAGWTRKLTGKPTITVGSVGLDGEFLQFMVNTDKIAQPASLEKLLERLNNDEFDLVAVGRALLVDPDWAQKVRDGREQDILPFSREALMTLV, encoded by the coding sequence ATGCCCGTCAAAGCCCTGTTCAAGCCCTTTCACCTCGGTGCTCTCGAACTGCCGACCCGCGTCGTCATGGCGCCGATGACCCGCTCGTTTTCGCCGGGCGGGGTGCCCAATTCCAAAGTGATCGAGTACTACCGTCGTCGCGCCGCTGCCGGGGTTGGGCTGATCATTACCGAAGGCACCACCGTCGGTCACAAGGCCTCCAACGGCTATCCGAACGTGCCGCACTTCTATGGTGACGCGGCATTGGCCGGCTGGAAGAAAGTCGTCGATGCGGTGCATGCCGAAGGCGGCAAGATCGTTCCGCAGCTGTGGCATGTGGGCAGCGTTCGCCGCATCGGTACCGAGCCGGATGCCAGCGTGCCGGGTTACGGCCCGTCAGAAAAATTGAAGGACGGTCAGGTCGTGGTTCACGGCATGACCAAGGAAGATATCCAGGACGTGATTGCCGCGTTCGCCCAAGCCGCCAAGGATGCTCAGAGCATCGGCATGGACGGCGTGGAAATCCACGGTGCCCACGGTTATCTGGTGGACCAGTTTTTCTGGGAAGGCAGCAATCAGCGCACTGACGAATACGGTGGCAGCCTGGCGAACCGTTCGCGCTTCGCCATCGAACTGATTCAGGCGGTGCGTGCAGCGGTCGGTGAGGGTTTTCCGATCATCTTCCGTTTCTCCCAGTGGAAGCAGCAGGACTACACCGCGCGTTTGGTGCAAACCCCGGAAGCCTTGGGTGAGTTCCTCAAGCCATTGTCCGACGCCGGCGTGGACATTTTCCACTGCTCGACGCGGCGTTTCTGGGAGCCGGAATTTGATGGTTCCGAACTCAACCTGGCAGGCTGGACTCGCAAGCTCACCGGCAAGCCAACCATCACCGTCGGTAGCGTCGGCCTGGACGGCGAGTTCCTGCAATTCATGGTCAACACCGACAAGATCGCGCAGCCGGCCAGCCTGGAAAAACTGCTGGAGCGTTTGAACAACGATGAGTTCGATCTGGTGGCAGTGGGCCGTGCGTTGCTGGTGGACCCGGACTGGGCGCAGAAAGTGCGGGACGGTCGTGAACAGGACATTCTGCCGTTCAGCCGTGAGGCGTTGATGACGCTGGTTTAA
- a CDS encoding glutathione peroxidase: MSAFHDLKLTALDGQELPLAPFKGRVVLVVNVASKCGLTPQYAALENLYQQYKDKGFSVLGLPCNQFAGQEPGTEKEIQEFCSLNYGVSFPLSSKLEVNGHDRHQLYRLLAGEGAEFPGDITWNFEKFLLGKDGRVLARFSPRTAPDDPSVIQAIEKALS, translated from the coding sequence ATGAGTGCTTTTCACGACCTTAAACTGACAGCCCTGGATGGTCAGGAGCTACCTCTGGCGCCCTTCAAGGGGCGTGTCGTGCTGGTGGTCAACGTCGCCTCCAAATGTGGCTTGACCCCACAATACGCGGCGCTGGAAAACCTCTACCAGCAATACAAGGACAAGGGGTTCAGTGTGCTGGGCTTGCCGTGCAACCAGTTTGCCGGGCAGGAACCGGGCACGGAGAAAGAGATCCAGGAGTTTTGCAGCCTCAACTATGGCGTGAGCTTTCCGTTGTCCAGCAAGCTGGAAGTCAACGGTCACGATCGTCATCAGCTGTATCGTCTGCTGGCGGGTGAGGGCGCGGAATTCCCGGGCGACATCACCTGGAACTTCGAAAAATTTCTGCTGGGCAAGGACGGTCGCGTATTGGCGCGGTTCTCGCCGCGTACGGCGCCGGATGATCCTTCTGTGATCCAGGCTATCGAAAAAGCGTTGAGCTGA
- a CDS encoding FKBP-type peptidyl-prolyl cis-trans isomerase: protein MLIAANKAVSIDYTLTNDAGEVIDSSAGGAPLVYLQGAGNIIPGLEKALEGKAVGDELTVAVEPEDAYGEYAAELVSTLSRSMFEGVDELEVGMQFHASAPDGQMQIVTIRDLDGDDVTVDGNHPLAGQRLNFQVKIVAIRDASQEEIAHGHVHGEGGHHH, encoded by the coding sequence ATGCTGATCGCCGCCAATAAGGCTGTCTCCATCGACTATACCCTGACCAACGACGCTGGTGAGGTCATCGACAGCTCCGCCGGCGGCGCGCCGCTGGTCTACCTGCAAGGCGCGGGTAACATCATTCCGGGCCTGGAAAAGGCACTGGAAGGCAAAGCAGTCGGTGACGAACTGACTGTCGCCGTAGAACCTGAAGATGCCTACGGCGAATACGCTGCCGAACTGGTCAGCACCCTGAGCCGCAGCATGTTCGAAGGCGTTGACGAGCTGGAAGTGGGCATGCAGTTCCACGCTTCCGCTCCGGACGGCCAGATGCAGATCGTCACCATTCGCGATCTGGACGGCGACGATGTCACCGTCGACGGCAACCACCCGTTGGCCGGTCAGCGCCTGAATTTCCAGGTCAAGATCGTTGCCATCCGTGATGCCAGCCAGGAAGAAATCGCTCATGGTCACGTCCATGGCGAAGGTGGCCATCACCACTGA
- a CDS encoding DUF3565 domain-containing protein: METALLAAISMGRDLLHKKDECPSLAKQSPESEHNPDRRGATKASTVTGFHQDEDGHWVAELSCGHTQHLRHQPPWQSRAWVLDPSLRNEKIGQSFDCGWCAQGSVSDNLGD; this comes from the coding sequence ATGGAGACAGCCTTATTGGCGGCGATCAGCATGGGGCGAGACCTTTTGCATAAGAAAGATGAATGTCCAAGTTTAGCGAAGCAATCGCCCGAAAGCGAACACAACCCGGACAGACGGGGCGCGACGAAAGCCTCGACCGTCACAGGCTTTCATCAGGACGAGGATGGCCACTGGGTAGCCGAGCTTTCCTGCGGCCATACTCAACACCTGCGGCACCAACCCCCGTGGCAATCCCGGGCCTGGGTGCTGGACCCTTCGCTGCGCAATGAGAAAATAGGCCAGTCCTTTGATTGCGGATGGTGCGCACAAGGCTCGGTTAGCGATAACCTTGGCGACTGA
- the pta gene encoding phosphate acetyltransferase, with protein sequence MQTFFIAPTDFGVGLTSISLGLVRTLERAGLKVGFFKPIAQPHPGDTGPERSTELVARTHGLKPPQPLGLAHVERMLGDGQLDELLEEIITLYQQAAVGKDVLIVEGMVPTRSASYAARVNLHLAKSLDADVILVSAPENEVLTELSGRVELQAQLFGGPKDPKVLGVILNKVKTDESMEAFASRLKEHSPLLRSGDFRLLGCIPYQPELNAPRTRDVADLMGAQVLNAGDYETRRMTKIIICARTMRNTVELLKPGVLVVTPGDRDDIILAVSLAAMNGVPLAGLLLTSDTLPDPRIMDLCRGALQAGLPVLSVSTGSYDTANQLNGLNKEIPIDDRERAEIITDFVASHLDANWLHQRCGTPREMRLSPAVFRYQLIQRAQAANKRIVLPEGSEPLTVQAAAICQARGIARCVLLAKPADVEAVARAQGIELPPGLEILDPDLIRERYVEPMVALRKTKSLNAPMAEQQLEDTVVIGTMMLALDEVDGLVSGVIHSTANTIRPALQLIKTAPGCTLVSSVFFMLFPEEVLVYGDCVMNPHPSASELAEIALQSADSAAAFGITPRVAMISYSSGESASGEEVEKVREATLLAHEQQHSLLIDGPLQYDAAANETVARQLAPNSQVAGRATVFVFPDLNTGNTTHKAVQRSADCVSLGPMLQGLRKPVNDLPRGAQVDDIVYTIALTAIQAANRPMDL encoded by the coding sequence ATGCAAACTTTTTTTATCGCGCCCACCGATTTTGGTGTGGGTCTGACCTCCATCAGCCTCGGGCTGGTGCGCACCCTTGAGCGGGCCGGCCTGAAAGTCGGCTTTTTCAAACCGATTGCCCAGCCGCACCCGGGCGACACAGGCCCTGAACGCTCCACTGAACTGGTGGCCCGCACCCACGGCTTGAAACCGCCTCAGCCGCTTGGCCTGGCCCACGTTGAGCGGATGCTCGGCGACGGTCAGCTGGACGAACTGCTTGAAGAAATCATCACCCTTTATCAGCAAGCCGCTGTCGGCAAAGACGTGCTGATCGTCGAAGGCATGGTCCCGACCCGCAGCGCCAGTTACGCGGCGCGGGTCAACCTGCATTTGGCCAAGAGCCTCGACGCCGATGTGATTCTGGTCTCGGCACCGGAAAACGAAGTGCTGACCGAATTGTCCGGCCGGGTGGAGTTGCAGGCGCAATTGTTCGGCGGGCCGAAAGACCCGAAAGTCCTGGGCGTGATCCTCAACAAGGTCAAGACTGACGAAAGCATGGAGGCCTTCGCCTCGCGCCTGAAGGAACACTCGCCATTGCTGCGCAGTGGCGACTTCCGCCTGCTCGGCTGCATCCCGTATCAACCGGAACTGAACGCACCGCGCACCCGCGACGTGGCCGACCTGATGGGCGCTCAGGTGCTCAACGCCGGCGACTACGAAACCCGGCGCATGACCAAAATCATTATCTGCGCTCGTACCATGCGCAACACCGTGGAGCTGCTCAAACCCGGTGTGCTGGTGGTAACCCCCGGCGATCGCGACGACATCATCCTCGCCGTCAGCCTCGCGGCGATGAACGGCGTGCCTTTGGCCGGCCTGTTGCTGACCAGCGACACCCTGCCCGACCCGCGCATCATGGATTTGTGTCGTGGCGCCTTACAAGCCGGCTTGCCGGTGTTGTCGGTCAGTACGGGTTCCTACGACACCGCCAACCAGTTGAACGGCTTGAACAAGGAAATCCCGATCGACGACCGCGAACGTGCGGAAATCATCACCGATTTCGTCGCCAGCCACCTCGACGCCAACTGGCTGCACCAGCGCTGCGGCACGCCACGGGAAATGCGCCTGTCCCCAGCTGTGTTCCGTTATCAACTGATCCAGCGCGCCCAGGCCGCCAACAAGCGCATCGTGTTGCCCGAAGGCAGCGAGCCGCTGACCGTGCAGGCCGCAGCTATTTGTCAGGCCCGCGGCATTGCCCGCTGCGTGTTGCTGGCCAAACCGGCGGACGTCGAAGCCGTGGCCCGCGCCCAAGGCATCGAGTTGCCGCCGGGGCTGGAAATCCTCGACCCGGACCTGATTCGCGAGCGTTACGTCGAGCCGATGGTTGCGCTGCGCAAAACTAAAAGCCTCAACGCGCCGATGGCCGAGCAGCAACTGGAAGACACCGTGGTGATCGGCACCATGATGCTGGCGCTGGATGAAGTCGACGGGCTGGTGTCCGGGGTCATTCACTCCACCGCCAACACCATCCGCCCGGCGCTGCAGCTTATTAAAACGGCGCCGGGCTGCACGCTGGTGTCATCGGTGTTCTTCATGCTGTTTCCGGAAGAAGTGCTGGTTTACGGCGACTGCGTGATGAACCCGCACCCTAGCGCCAGCGAACTGGCCGAGATCGCCTTGCAAAGCGCCGATTCGGCAGCGGCGTTCGGCATCACTCCGCGCGTGGCGATGATCAGCTACTCCAGTGGCGAGTCGGCCAGTGGTGAAGAAGTCGAGAAGGTTCGCGAGGCCACCTTGCTCGCCCACGAACAGCAACACTCGCTGTTGATCGACGGCCCGTTGCAGTACGACGCCGCCGCCAACGAAACCGTGGCCCGACAACTGGCGCCGAACAGTCAGGTGGCCGGTCGTGCCACGGTGTTTGTGTTCCCCGACCTGAACACCGGCAACACCACCCACAAAGCCGTGCAGCGCAGCGCCGACTGCGTCAGCCTCGGGCCGATGCTGCAAGGCCTGCGCAAACCGGTGAATGATCTGCCGCGCGGCGCGCAGGTCGACGACATCGTGTACACCATCGCGTTGACCGCGATCCAAGCTGCCAACCGACCTATGGATCTTTAA
- a CDS encoding acyltransferase, with amino-acid sequence MLDFLPAPLRGVIASLLLALNTIACCTPLFVVAIFKLLLPFPAAQRFTDWLMGHIHETWISNNKAWMDLLGHTRWQLSGLEGLDYQHSYLITSNHQSWVDIMVLQYVLNRRIRPLKFFLKQQLIWVPVIGLAWWALGFPFMKRYSKAYLEKHPEKKGKDLETTRKTCDKFRDNPVGIFNFVEGTRFTEGKHAQQSSPFRYLLKPKAGGIAFVLDAMGDQLEAIVNVTIHYPAGRPGYWDLLCGNVRDVVVHFQELKIPPQFVGKNYDQDGVYRLEFQGWINQLWNDKDALLGQMHREYTAKV; translated from the coding sequence ATGCTGGATTTTCTACCTGCCCCCCTGCGCGGTGTAATCGCCTCGCTGTTGTTGGCGCTGAACACGATTGCCTGCTGCACGCCGCTGTTCGTGGTGGCGATTTTCAAACTGCTGCTGCCCTTCCCCGCCGCCCAGCGTTTCACCGACTGGCTGATGGGCCACATCCACGAAACCTGGATCAGCAACAACAAGGCCTGGATGGACCTGCTCGGGCATACGCGCTGGCAGCTCAGCGGGCTGGAAGGCCTGGACTATCAGCACTCGTACCTGATCACCAGCAACCACCAGAGCTGGGTCGACATCATGGTGTTGCAGTACGTGCTCAATCGGCGCATCCGCCCGCTGAAGTTCTTCCTCAAACAGCAACTGATCTGGGTGCCGGTAATTGGTCTGGCGTGGTGGGCACTCGGTTTTCCTTTCATGAAACGTTACTCCAAGGCCTATCTGGAGAAGCATCCAGAGAAGAAAGGCAAAGATCTGGAAACCACCCGCAAGACCTGCGACAAGTTCCGCGATAACCCGGTGGGGATTTTCAACTTCGTCGAAGGCACGCGCTTCACCGAGGGCAAACACGCCCAACAGAGCTCACCGTTCCGCTACCTGCTCAAGCCAAAAGCCGGCGGTATTGCCTTCGTGCTGGATGCCATGGGCGACCAACTGGAAGCCATCGTCAACGTGACCATTCACTATCCGGCCGGGCGTCCGGGTTATTGGGATTTGCTCTGTGGGAACGTGAGGGATGTGGTGGTGCACTTTCAGGAACTGAAGATTCCACCGCAGTTCGTCGGCAAAAACTACGATCAGGATGGGGTGTATCGCCTGGAGTTTCAGGGTTGGATCAATCAGCTCTGGAATGACAAGGATGCGCTGCTGGGGCAGATGCACCGTGAGTACACCGCCAAGGTTTGA